From Leptospira venezuelensis, a single genomic window includes:
- a CDS encoding two-component system sensor histidine kinase NtrB translates to MQDCDEIPPRINQPSGYLEKDFLPKELGWDEWFCQAAQFKNILYHSPNGFAIISLEGKFISANPALSQILGYSENELAGMSFEYITHPDDLEEDYRSRDQFLKGLISIFKRKKRYIHKDGHQLWVQVDATLIRNRKGDPNYFAVQFQDITKHHELEKQLIHSQRMESIGSLAGGVAHDFNNILTVVLGYTTLLEKNSEHPQKILQYSEIIRKTAERGSSLIKQLLTLARKVESDLKPSILNDLLSEAVHIASSTFPKSIRVIADLPQDPILVQSDHTQIHQVFLNLFLNAKDAMLNGGLLSIRLKTEEGEFISPEKTQKTAVIEILDSGTGIDRKTIRKIFDPFFTTKEPGKGTGLGLSIVYGILENHKGKIKVESELGSGTKFSVYFPILE, encoded by the coding sequence ATGCAAGACTGCGATGAAATTCCTCCAAGAATAAACCAACCCTCTGGTTATTTAGAGAAGGACTTTCTGCCTAAAGAACTAGGCTGGGATGAATGGTTCTGCCAAGCGGCACAATTCAAGAATATACTTTATCATTCTCCGAATGGATTTGCGATAATCTCCTTGGAAGGAAAATTTATTAGCGCTAACCCTGCGCTCTCCCAAATTTTAGGTTATTCTGAAAATGAATTAGCCGGAATGAGCTTTGAATACATTACTCATCCGGATGATCTGGAAGAAGATTACAGATCAAGGGACCAATTTTTAAAAGGATTAATATCCATATTTAAAAGGAAAAAAAGATACATTCATAAAGACGGTCATCAACTTTGGGTTCAAGTAGATGCAACTTTGATACGGAACAGAAAGGGAGATCCGAATTATTTTGCAGTACAATTCCAAGACATTACGAAACATCATGAATTAGAAAAGCAGCTCATTCATTCTCAAAGAATGGAATCAATCGGTTCCCTTGCTGGAGGAGTTGCTCATGACTTTAATAATATCCTAACTGTAGTTTTAGGATACACTACCCTTTTAGAAAAGAACTCGGAACATCCGCAAAAGATCTTACAATATTCTGAAATCATTAGGAAAACTGCTGAAAGAGGATCATCTTTAATCAAACAACTTTTGACACTAGCAAGGAAGGTCGAATCAGATCTTAAACCGTCAATTTTGAACGATTTGCTTTCGGAAGCAGTCCATATAGCATCATCTACCTTTCCTAAATCCATTCGAGTAATTGCTGATCTCCCTCAAGATCCGATCTTAGTACAGTCAGACCATACTCAGATACATCAAGTTTTTCTGAACTTATTTTTAAACGCAAAGGATGCAATGCTTAACGGTGGATTACTTTCTATAAGACTTAAAACAGAGGAAGGAGAATTTATTTCTCCTGAAAAGACTCAAAAAACCGCTGTAATAGAAATTTTAGACAGTGGCACAGGGATAGACAGAAAGACGATCCGTAAAATATTCGATCCATTCTTTACGACAAAAGAGCCTGGTAAAGGAACCGGACTCGGACTTTCTATTGTTTATGGTATTTTAGAAAATCATAAAGGAAAGATTAAAGTAGAAAGTGAACTCGGTTCTGGTACAAAATTTTCCGTATACTTTCCGATTTTGGAATAA
- a CDS encoding Crp/Fnr family transcriptional regulator, which translates to MPFHSHDTEYGRNQGTKMYEIPLLENLRKKIPSLEKNWDRYTSMLKEKKVPAKTVLIERGVFTKNIFIVKKGCLRLKFEDKGRDITIAFFPENRAITSIHSYRGTYKDSQLSVESIEPTELLILSGEDAEIIYKENEEVRDFLLQYVAERFDTYMNLFLSRIRDSPEQRYLNLIKEQQDIANRIPQHYIASFLGITPVSLSRIRNRIWKEQK; encoded by the coding sequence TTGCCTTTTCATTCCCATGATACTGAATACGGGAGAAATCAAGGCACTAAGATGTATGAAATACCTTTATTGGAAAACCTAAGGAAGAAGATCCCAAGTTTGGAAAAAAATTGGGACCGTTATACTTCTATGTTAAAAGAAAAGAAGGTACCGGCAAAAACTGTACTCATAGAAAGAGGAGTTTTTACCAAAAACATATTTATTGTTAAAAAAGGATGCCTCAGATTAAAATTTGAAGATAAGGGACGAGATATTACGATCGCATTTTTTCCGGAAAATAGAGCGATCACTTCTATCCATAGTTATAGAGGTACTTACAAGGACAGCCAACTTAGTGTGGAAAGTATTGAACCTACGGAACTGCTTATACTAAGCGGAGAAGATGCAGAAATTATTTATAAAGAGAATGAGGAAGTTCGGGACTTTTTACTACAATACGTTGCTGAAAGATTTGATACTTATATGAATTTGTTTTTGTCTAGAATTAGGGATAGTCCGGAGCAACGATATTTGAATTTGATCAAAGAACAACAGGACATTGCAAATCGTATCCCGCAACATTATATTGCTTCCTTTTTAGGGATCACACCTGTTTCATTAAGTAGGATCAGAAACAGGATCTGGAAGGAACAGAAATAA
- a CDS encoding SDR family NAD(P)-dependent oxidoreductase, with amino-acid sequence MSFSRYKGKKVFITGGSAGIGKGIAIQLAKAGASVIVSARGKSNLEKTVQEMKAVGAPTAVFGFAILDVSDKKAIEKEAKKAIQTLGGLDLLICSSGFAKAGEASDLDDEVYRNLMDVNFFGHVNSALAFSDHFSKQKSGEIVFLASTLAFFSIYGYGAYSASKFAIVGFAQGFRQEMMLHGVKVKLFLPPTTDTPGLEKENTDKPELSKEIEMGSALNRIHAIDSVAKAILKWIPNKKFIGYTGWDSWLQYFLFRHFPEFSIKLTDSELKAAQSRLDKKKQKGRGEV; translated from the coding sequence ATGTCATTCAGCAGATACAAAGGCAAAAAAGTATTTATTACAGGCGGTTCCGCGGGTATAGGCAAAGGAATTGCGATCCAATTAGCGAAGGCAGGAGCAAGTGTAATTGTTTCTGCAAGGGGAAAATCTAACTTAGAAAAAACTGTCCAAGAGATGAAGGCTGTAGGAGCTCCCACAGCTGTATTCGGGTTCGCAATTTTGGACGTTTCCGATAAAAAGGCCATCGAAAAAGAAGCTAAAAAAGCAATCCAAACCTTGGGAGGATTGGATCTTCTAATCTGCAGCAGCGGTTTTGCTAAAGCAGGAGAAGCTTCCGACCTGGACGACGAAGTTTATAGAAATCTAATGGATGTAAACTTTTTCGGTCATGTAAATAGTGCACTCGCATTCAGTGATCATTTTTCCAAACAAAAAAGTGGAGAGATCGTATTCTTGGCCTCTACCCTTGCGTTCTTTTCTATCTACGGATATGGAGCTTATTCTGCTAGCAAGTTTGCGATCGTAGGCTTTGCCCAAGGTTTTCGCCAAGAAATGATGCTTCATGGAGTGAAGGTAAAATTATTTCTTCCTCCTACAACTGATACTCCTGGTTTGGAAAAGGAGAATACCGACAAACCTGAATTGAGTAAAGAAATTGAAATGGGTTCTGCATTAAACAGAATTCATGCGATTGATTCAGTTGCAAAAGCGATCTTAAAATGGATACCGAACAAAAAGTTTATCGGATATACAGGGTGGGATTCTTGGCTTCAATATTTTCTATTCAGACATTTTCCTGAATTCAGTATTAAACTTACAGATTCTGAATTAAAAGCAGCCCAGTCTAGACTAGATAAGAAAAAACAGAAAGGCCGGGGAGAGGTATAG
- a CDS encoding CbtB domain-containing protein, with the protein MRSISVSKDFSGARLWLSGSVLVLAGFLAFSTIYVVGLEPMVYLHDTFHDIRHSTGFPCH; encoded by the coding sequence ATGCGCTCGATTTCAGTTTCGAAAGATTTTTCGGGAGCCAGATTATGGCTTAGCGGATCTGTCCTGGTTTTGGCTGGGTTTCTCGCTTTTTCTACGATCTACGTAGTTGGCCTGGAACCAATGGTGTATTTGCACGATACTTTTCATGATATAAGACATTCTACGGGCTTTCCATGCCATTAA
- a CDS encoding CbtA family protein, translating to MPLRSGLSDLLRAGIFSGLVSGLVLGVLVCVWNLPLILEAEKFESKSASENSNLGHTHIHSHGEVHSHTNEQSSSTELVLNNSLWQKRNLGTFIGSILLGISFGILVSLWMIFFPPLGFSEAPSLSKAILPSILIAIGGFLIFFGLPFIGLPPELPGRASGAYDYPERQAWWYLSVGSSLVGIFGSRVLLSYLHIHNLLKWIVALVAALFFVGLPFYLGTPKIPGDFAAPKELRIQFEYITLLINLIFWYLLSSLFFLFWKPRQVLGFK from the coding sequence ATGCCATTAAGATCAGGACTTTCTGATCTATTAAGGGCTGGGATATTTTCCGGTTTGGTTTCTGGTCTTGTTCTAGGAGTCTTGGTTTGTGTTTGGAATCTTCCTCTCATTTTAGAAGCGGAGAAGTTTGAATCCAAATCCGCATCAGAAAATTCGAATCTCGGCCATACACATATTCATTCACATGGAGAAGTTCATTCTCACACGAATGAACAATCTTCTTCCACCGAATTAGTCCTGAACAATAGTCTTTGGCAAAAAAGAAATTTAGGAACTTTTATAGGCTCCATTCTTTTAGGTATTTCTTTTGGAATTTTAGTTTCATTGTGGATGATCTTTTTTCCCCCACTTGGATTTTCAGAGGCACCCTCCCTATCTAAAGCAATATTACCAAGTATTCTGATTGCCATAGGTGGATTCCTAATATTCTTCGGGCTCCCATTTATAGGACTCCCTCCAGAATTACCAGGAAGAGCATCAGGAGCTTATGATTATCCAGAAAGGCAGGCTTGGTGGTATCTTAGTGTGGGATCAAGTTTAGTTGGTATATTTGGATCAAGAGTCCTTCTATCTTATTTACATATTCATAATTTATTAAAATGGATTGTCGCTTTAGTGGCGGCTCTATTTTTTGTAGGACTTCCATTCTATCTTGGTACGCCTAAAATTCCTGGGGACTTTGCCGCTCCTAAGGAATTAAGGATACAATTTGAATACATAACCTTACTCATAAACCTGATCTTCTGGTATCTATTATCTTCTTTATTCTTCCTATTCTGGAAACCAAGGCAGGTATTGGGATTTAAATGA
- a CDS encoding CbiX/SirB N-terminal domain-containing protein, with translation MKPKIAVLVLGHGSREENSNLEFVSLVESYSLTRPDLKITHAYVELAKPDLETSLRDLCKDYSNIIIFPLFLYTSGHIKNDVPIVLDRIKSEFPAHSFKISNSLGIHSKMVSLLRKRAEEFIPLNKEQSFKTGVIIVNRGSSDPNANGDFYKTVRLFQEGNHFSFVLPSFIGITSPLLPDTLEMASKLRPEKLLVVPYFLFGGLLIKKISSLVQNFSEKFPWIKTELSSYIGPDSELFSVMDERIQDSISGKFSLPCDTCEYRAQLPGLSKKVGGLKALLWSIRHLETHNQAAPHLFPHRNLQKHIFVCDNIDCASKGSSALVARMRSILKLQGRHLDFKISRSSCMGRCGEGPVVAVYPDGVWYQKVNVEDAEDLVSEHLLQDRLVSRLVDNIMQ, from the coding sequence ATGAAACCGAAGATTGCAGTTCTGGTACTAGGCCATGGAAGTAGGGAAGAAAATTCCAATCTAGAATTTGTCTCCCTAGTGGAATCCTATTCACTAACTAGACCAGATCTAAAAATTACACATGCATATGTGGAACTTGCAAAACCAGATCTGGAAACCTCTCTTCGGGATCTTTGCAAAGATTATTCTAATATTATAATATTTCCTTTATTCTTATATACTTCTGGTCATATCAAAAACGATGTTCCAATCGTTCTAGATCGAATCAAATCAGAGTTTCCTGCCCACTCTTTCAAAATTTCAAATAGTTTAGGCATCCACTCTAAGATGGTTTCTTTGCTTAGAAAACGTGCAGAAGAATTTATACCTCTAAACAAAGAACAATCTTTTAAAACTGGAGTTATTATCGTAAATAGAGGATCTTCTGATCCGAATGCGAACGGTGACTTTTATAAAACTGTTCGTTTGTTCCAAGAAGGAAATCATTTCTCCTTTGTTCTTCCTTCCTTCATAGGGATAACCAGCCCTCTTCTTCCGGATACCTTAGAGATGGCCTCTAAATTAAGACCGGAAAAACTTCTGGTGGTCCCCTACTTTTTATTCGGTGGATTATTGATCAAAAAAATATCTTCCTTGGTTCAAAACTTTTCAGAAAAATTCCCTTGGATCAAAACGGAACTCTCTTCTTATATAGGACCTGATTCGGAATTATTTTCCGTAATGGATGAAAGGATCCAAGATAGTATCTCAGGAAAATTTTCTCTTCCATGTGATACTTGCGAATACAGAGCACAACTTCCCGGCCTTTCCAAAAAAGTTGGAGGATTAAAGGCGCTTCTCTGGAGTATTCGTCACCTGGAAACTCATAATCAAGCAGCTCCTCATTTGTTCCCTCACCGTAATTTACAAAAGCATATATTTGTTTGCGATAATATAGATTGCGCAAGCAAAGGAAGTTCAGCCTTAGTCGCTCGGATGAGGTCCATTTTAAAATTACAAGGTAGGCATTTAGATTTTAAAATCTCTCGCTCTTCTTGTATGGGAAGATGCGGAGAAGGTCCAGTAGTGGCAGTTTATCCCGATGGAGTTTGGTACCAAAAAGTAAATGTAGAAGATGCGGAAGATCTCGTTTCCGAACATCTTTTACAAGATAGATTAGTTTCTCGTTTAGTAGATAATATTATGCAATAG
- a CDS encoding DUF3209 family protein gives MACHEIAALRLGMMNVLGIKDESVIQHEKNEIGPEALSSPGPIQSLTNANNFDDLIRFFEASLVELEQTISKLPSGDPKSGYYTSLLILTKKVELDLKNSAKSFQTLYLDLEEMHDFVHEIYPS, from the coding sequence ATGGCATGTCATGAAATCGCAGCTTTAAGATTAGGAATGATGAATGTTCTTGGGATCAAGGACGAATCCGTCATCCAACATGAAAAAAATGAAATAGGACCGGAAGCCCTCTCCTCTCCTGGTCCAATCCAATCTTTGACGAACGCGAATAATTTTGATGATCTAATCCGATTTTTCGAAGCAAGTTTGGTAGAATTAGAACAAACAATTTCTAAACTTCCTTCCGGAGATCCTAAATCCGGATATTATACATCTCTTTTGATACTTACTAAAAAAGTGGAATTAGATCTGAAAAATTCTGCGAAGTCATTCCAAACATTATATCTGGATCTGGAAGAAATGCATGATTTCGTGCATGAGATCTATCCTTCTTAG
- a CDS encoding FAD-dependent oxidoreductase — protein sequence MNQKLLKLIHKENLSSSSDIYHFERADGLPFDFIGGQYVILNTGNDTDGKAIKRAYSILSSDSKTDSFQICVKRLGTGKASSILSELKLGSELEYSGPWGKFVGDPTWPSPGFSLILATDTGITSLTGLLLSKKFSSRLDSTITVWLKTKEEDFIPENELEKILSGVSNFPNIFQIPFISDPHRISKALEILKSILGDCTVPDNAFLSGDGNILREIRSELVRLGTLESRIGMETFFNTQRSSSPAVSIG from the coding sequence TTGAACCAAAAACTTCTCAAACTGATCCATAAGGAAAATTTAAGCTCTTCTTCTGATATATACCATTTTGAACGAGCCGATGGTCTACCTTTTGATTTTATAGGTGGACAATATGTAATCCTAAATACCGGGAATGATACCGATGGAAAGGCGATCAAGAGAGCTTATTCTATCCTGTCATCCGATTCAAAAACAGACTCCTTTCAGATCTGCGTAAAACGTTTAGGAACGGGAAAAGCATCCAGTATTCTATCTGAATTAAAGTTAGGATCAGAATTGGAATATTCTGGTCCTTGGGGAAAATTTGTAGGAGATCCAACATGGCCTTCTCCAGGTTTTTCTCTAATTTTGGCAACAGACACCGGGATCACTTCTCTTACAGGACTTCTTCTTTCGAAAAAATTTTCAAGCCGCTTAGACAGCACTATTACGGTTTGGCTGAAAACAAAAGAGGAAGATTTTATCCCTGAAAATGAACTAGAAAAAATCCTCTCAGGAGTTTCTAACTTTCCTAATATATTCCAAATTCCTTTTATTTCAGATCCACATCGGATCTCAAAAGCATTAGAAATTTTGAAATCGATTTTGGGAGACTGTACCGTTCCCGATAACGCATTCTTAAGCGGAGACGGAAATATCCTAAGAGAAATTAGATCCGAACTAGTCCGTTTAGGAACCTTGGAATCAAGGATCGGAATGGAAACATTCTTTAATACGCAAAGAAGTTCGTCACCTGCAGTAAGCATCGGTTAA
- a CDS encoding cobalt-precorrin-5B (C(1))-methyltransferase — protein MATKELREGFTTGACSAAAAKAAARVLILGQTIKEIETTLPNKRKVTFELKRCEISDDSAVCSIIKDAGDDPDCTHGAELTAEVKLNQESKIVLKGGEGVAVVTKAGLGLEIGEPAINPVPRKNITEMILEELIGSAFSGAEVTISVPGGQEMAKKTMNERLGLIGGISILGTTGIVKPYSTAAYKASVIQAIQVAREYGEQSIVLTTGGKSEKFAMDLLPNMNEIAFIQVGDFIGTGIKTAIKEDIHHVIIVGMIGKLSKMADGVMMTHRGGSSVNTKMLANIARSLEIPETVCSNIEAANTARHVLDICKESGHFYITTRICEIVSENCSKHGLGLRVSTYMVDFDGTLLGKFEAPEGWGIKGESGINE, from the coding sequence ATGGCAACAAAGGAACTAAGAGAAGGATTTACTACAGGAGCTTGCTCCGCTGCTGCTGCCAAGGCAGCAGCGAGAGTCCTGATCTTAGGTCAGACCATTAAAGAAATTGAAACTACTCTTCCTAATAAAAGAAAAGTTACTTTTGAATTAAAACGTTGTGAGATCTCCGATGATAGCGCTGTTTGCAGCATTATCAAAGATGCGGGAGATGATCCAGATTGCACCCATGGAGCAGAGTTAACTGCGGAAGTGAAACTCAATCAAGAAAGCAAAATCGTTTTAAAAGGTGGAGAAGGAGTAGCAGTAGTCACTAAAGCAGGACTCGGCTTAGAGATAGGAGAACCTGCAATCAATCCAGTTCCCAGAAAGAATATTACCGAAATGATATTAGAGGAATTGATCGGTTCCGCATTCTCAGGTGCAGAAGTTACGATCAGTGTTCCGGGGGGCCAAGAGATGGCCAAAAAAACAATGAACGAGCGTCTCGGATTGATAGGAGGGATCTCAATCTTAGGCACAACCGGGATCGTAAAACCATATTCGACTGCTGCATATAAGGCAAGTGTAATACAGGCAATACAGGTCGCGAGAGAATACGGAGAACAAAGTATCGTTTTAACTACGGGCGGAAAGTCCGAAAAGTTTGCAATGGACCTTCTTCCCAATATGAATGAGATCGCATTCATACAAGTCGGTGATTTTATAGGAACGGGAATTAAGACCGCAATCAAAGAAGACATTCATCACGTAATCATAGTAGGTATGATCGGAAAACTCTCCAAGATGGCCGACGGAGTTATGATGACTCATAGAGGGGGCTCTTCTGTAAACACGAAGATGCTTGCCAATATTGCAAGATCCCTGGAGATCCCAGAAACAGTTTGCTCAAATATAGAAGCGGCAAATACAGCAAGGCATGTATTAGATATTTGTAAAGAATCAGGACACTTCTATATAACCACTAGGATCTGCGAGATCGTTTCAGAAAATTGTTCTAAACATGGATTAGGCCTAAGAGTTTCCACTTATATGGTGGATTTCGACGGAACATTATTAGGAAAGTTTGAAGCTCCAGAAGGCTGGGGAATCAAAGGAGAAAGCGGAATAAATGAATGA
- a CDS encoding precorrin-8X methylmutase yields the protein MNDMRQMTSLGREIENSSFAIIDEEAGNHSHPPGDWEVVRRIIHATADFEYRDLTKIHTNAISDGIQALKNGCPIICDVQMIIAGLNSERLEAYGCKTYSFISDPEVIQRAKDNNSTRAIESMRKASNLGLLNGSVIAIGNAPTALLEIVRLVQEEGIRPSLVIGVPVGFVSAAESKEALLDIKFQSGYSIPYILTRGRKGGSTIAVSIIHALLLLSTEKKF from the coding sequence ATGAATGACATGCGACAAATGACTTCCTTAGGAAGGGAGATCGAAAATAGTTCTTTTGCCATCATAGACGAAGAAGCGGGAAACCATTCGCATCCGCCTGGTGATTGGGAAGTTGTCAGAAGGATCATACATGCGACTGCAGATTTTGAATACAGAGATTTAACAAAGATCCATACAAATGCAATCAGTGACGGGATACAAGCCTTGAAGAACGGGTGTCCTATTATTTGCGATGTTCAGATGATTATTGCCGGTCTGAATAGCGAACGTTTAGAAGCATACGGTTGCAAAACATATAGCTTCATCAGTGATCCCGAAGTAATCCAAAGGGCAAAAGATAATAATTCAACCAGAGCTATAGAATCCATGCGCAAGGCTTCTAATTTAGGACTTTTGAATGGAAGTGTAATAGCAATAGGAAACGCACCCACTGCACTTTTAGAGATAGTAAGACTTGTGCAAGAAGAAGGTATCCGTCCTTCTCTGGTGATTGGAGTTCCGGTGGGGTTTGTATCCGCTGCTGAATCCAAAGAAGCATTACTGGATATCAAATTTCAATCTGGATATTCCATCCCCTATATCCTTACTCGAGGAAGAAAAGGAGGAAGCACAATAGCAGTTTCAATCATTCATGCACTTCTACTTCTTTCAACGGAGAAGAAATTTTGA
- the cbiE gene encoding precorrin-6y C5,15-methyltransferase (decarboxylating) subunit CbiE, whose translation MKAVTVIGIGDDGCVGLSSKAMGAVARARILAGGERHLDFFPQFDGERIIIKNDIVRTAEKIAELSAEHTICVLASGDPLFFGIGNLILKKVGRDHVEFIPAPSSVQTAFSKIGVKWDDASFLSLHGRPIEGFITKLQNVSKVACLTDEINSPSKIAKYLLNFYETDWNAFVCENLGGKEEKVREFELDTLAETPSISDLNVLILIRKDPNWKPSPLLPFLGEDEYAKRLPKKGLITKKEVRILSLSALEIRPDSLVWDIGAGSGAVSIEAARIAREGKVYAIEVDLEGIEICQQNILSHKADNVFLIHGKAPQALEDLPSPDCVFIGGSKGNLKEIIELSFNRLSSGGCLVANAITLDNVSEAYKTFRDMDLIPEVSLINISRSQKLADYLRYEALNPIHIFKIRKS comes from the coding sequence TTGAAAGCAGTTACTGTAATTGGGATCGGAGACGACGGCTGCGTCGGGCTATCCAGTAAAGCAATGGGTGCAGTCGCGAGGGCAAGAATTCTTGCTGGTGGAGAAAGGCATCTAGACTTCTTTCCTCAATTTGATGGAGAAAGGATCATTATAAAAAATGATATTGTTCGAACTGCGGAGAAGATCGCAGAACTTTCTGCAGAGCATACAATATGCGTCCTTGCCTCGGGAGACCCTCTATTTTTCGGGATTGGAAATCTCATCTTAAAAAAAGTTGGAAGAGATCATGTAGAATTCATTCCGGCCCCAAGTTCCGTTCAAACCGCTTTTTCTAAAATCGGAGTCAAATGGGACGATGCTTCTTTTCTCTCCTTACATGGGAGACCTATCGAAGGCTTTATTACAAAATTACAAAATGTATCCAAGGTTGCGTGTCTTACAGACGAGATAAACTCCCCTTCTAAAATCGCAAAGTATCTATTAAATTTTTATGAAACAGATTGGAACGCATTCGTTTGTGAAAATTTGGGTGGAAAAGAAGAAAAAGTCCGCGAATTCGAGTTAGATACTTTGGCGGAGACTCCTAGCATTTCCGACTTAAATGTACTTATTCTAATCAGAAAAGATCCGAATTGGAAACCTTCTCCGCTTCTTCCTTTTTTAGGAGAAGATGAATATGCTAAACGCCTCCCTAAGAAAGGACTAATTACTAAGAAAGAAGTTCGAATACTTTCTCTCTCTGCGCTGGAAATCAGACCAGATTCCTTAGTCTGGGATATCGGAGCTGGTTCAGGAGCTGTTTCCATAGAAGCTGCGAGGATCGCGAGAGAAGGAAAAGTATACGCTATCGAAGTGGATCTAGAGGGAATAGAGATCTGCCAACAGAATATACTCTCCCACAAAGCAGATAATGTTTTTTTAATACACGGAAAAGCTCCTCAGGCATTGGAAGATCTTCCCTCTCCAGACTGCGTATTTATAGGAGGCTCCAAAGGGAATCTGAAAGAAATCATCGAACTTTCTTTCAATCGTTTAAGCTCAGGCGGTTGTTTAGTAGCAAATGCTATCACCTTGGATAATGTTTCAGAAGCATATAAAACATTTAGAGACATGGACCTAATCCCTGAAGTGAGCCTGATCAACATCTCCAGAAGCCAAAAATTAGCGGATTATCTCAGATATGAAGCTCTAAATCCAATTCATATCTTTAAAATTAGGAAATCTTAA
- the cobI gene encoding precorrin-2 C(20)-methyltransferase, translating to MNVKTKYGKLFGVGVGPGATDLITLRAVNVLNTVPVLAIPKSSESLPSFSWRVCSPVVQEKETQEKLFLHFPMTKDPNILIPAWDKAFKEIGLRLEKGLDVAFITQGDPSVYSSWSYLLEEAPERWPGIEIEIVPAVSSITAIPASLLTPLADGRERFCVLPATYGLEDLEKLIQDFDTIVLTKVGQVVPELIRILKEQNILENATYVSYGTTDRQRIVKDIESIKNETCDYFSMVVISIRKRKGVLRGISDDSE from the coding sequence ATGAACGTAAAAACAAAATACGGAAAATTATTCGGAGTTGGAGTAGGCCCGGGGGCAACGGATCTAATCACCCTCAGAGCAGTAAACGTTTTAAATACAGTTCCTGTGCTCGCAATTCCTAAAAGTAGCGAATCACTTCCCTCTTTTTCATGGAGAGTATGTTCTCCAGTGGTTCAGGAAAAAGAAACACAAGAGAAATTATTCTTACATTTTCCAATGACCAAAGATCCGAATATACTTATTCCAGCATGGGATAAGGCATTCAAAGAAATCGGTCTTAGATTAGAAAAAGGTTTAGATGTTGCATTTATCACGCAAGGAGATCCATCCGTTTATAGCTCCTGGAGTTATTTATTAGAAGAAGCTCCAGAGAGATGGCCAGGTATAGAAATCGAGATTGTTCCGGCAGTTTCTTCCATTACTGCCATCCCCGCCAGCTTACTTACCCCTCTTGCAGACGGAAGAGAGAGATTTTGTGTCCTTCCAGCAACCTATGGATTAGAAGATCTAGAAAAACTTATCCAAGATTTTGACACTATTGTTCTGACAAAAGTTGGACAAGTGGTTCCAGAATTGATCAGAATATTAAAAGAGCAGAATATTCTAGAAAATGCAACCTATGTATCTTACGGAACAACAGACCGTCAAAGGATCGTAAAAGACATAGAATCTATCAAAAACGAAACATGTGATTATTTTTCAATGGTAGTCATTTCTATCCGAAAACGGAAAGGAGTGTTGAGAGGGATTTCAGATGATTCAGAATAG